A region of the Arenibacter antarcticus genome:
AATGAGGTATTGGGTCGTTCAATATTCCTTTAGCGATCATTCCGGCTGGATGCGCAATATCAGCCAGCAAAATAGCACCAACGCTATCTGCAATTTCCCTGAATTTCTTAAAATCCATATCCCTAGAATAGGCAGATGCCCCAGCAATAATCAATTTTGGCTGTTCCTTCGTTGCAATAGCCTGAATTTTATCATAATTCAATACTCCGGTTTCCTCATCTACCCCGTAAAACACTGGGTTATATAACCTACCTGAAAAATTCACGGGCGAACCATGGGTCAAGTGCCCTCCATGGGAAAGGTCAAATCCAAGAATGGTATCACCAGGTTGCAAACAAGCGTGGTAAACAGAGGCATTAGCCTGGGATCCAGAATGAGGCTGTACGTTGGCATAAGCCGCCCCAAACAATTCTTTAGCCCTATCTATGGCAATTTGCTCTACTACATCAACCACTTCACAACCTCCATAATAGCGCTTTCCTGGGTAGCCTTCCGCATATTTATTGGTTAGTACAGATCCTGCAGCTTCTATTACTTGAGGACTGACAAAATTTTCGGAAGCTATAAGTTCTATTCCATCAATTTGGCGTTCCCTTTCTTCCTCAATTAGTTCAAAAATTAAATTATCGCGTTGCATATTGTTAAAGATTCAATTTAATAGGGTGTAAAAATACAAATTGCAGAGCGTTAATTGGAAGAAAATAATATATTTGATAAGATATTTATTCAACAATAATTAACAATCCTTCAATGCCTCTAAAAACTAACGATCCAACAAAAAAGACCTGGCTCCAAGTTCCGGCCAATTCTGACTTTCCCATCCAGAACATACCCTTTGGTGTCTTCTTGACCAGAGATGACATTATAACCATTGGCACTAGAATTGGCGATTATGCCATAGATTTGGGAGCATTGCATCAACTGGGGTATTTTAAAGGTATTCCATTGACCGACGATATCTTTCTACAGGATACCTTAAACGATTTTATATCGGATGGAAAAAAAACTTGGCGCTTGGTCCGGAATAGGATAAGTGAAATTTTTGATATAACCAACAAGTCACTTCAAAACAACGATGACCATAAAAATATAGTTCTATTTACTTTAGACGAGATAGAAATGCAACTTCCGGTCCAGATAGGGGATTATACGGATTTTTATTCCAGTAAGGAACATGCCACCAATGTAGGCAAAATGTTCAGAGATCCTGAAAATGCACTTCTACCCAATTGGCTACATATCCCAGTTGGCTATCACGGGAGAAGCTCCTCCATTGTACCAAGTGGCACTGCCATACGAAGACCAATGGGACAGACACTTCCAGATGGAGCAGACC
Encoded here:
- the glyA gene encoding serine hydroxymethyltransferase, which translates into the protein MQRDNLIFELIEEERERQIDGIELIASENFVSPQVIEAAGSVLTNKYAEGYPGKRYYGGCEVVDVVEQIAIDRAKELFGAAYANVQPHSGSQANASVYHACLQPGDTILGFDLSHGGHLTHGSPVNFSGRLYNPVFYGVDEETGVLNYDKIQAIATKEQPKLIIAGASAYSRDMDFKKFREIADSVGAILLADIAHPAGMIAKGILNDPIPHCHIVTTTTHKTLRGPRGGLILMGKDFDNPFGVKLKNGSLRKMSALLDLAVFPGNQGGPLMHIIAAKAVAFGEALTDDFLHYMLQVKKNAAAMASAFMDKGYKIISGGTDNHMMLIDLRNKNITGKDAENILVKADITANKNMVPFDDKSPFVTSGIRFGTAAITTRGLKEEHMAVIVGFIDQVLMNPEDDNLIQSVKEEVNALMHNRELFPV